TCTTTCTGACTGCACAATTTTCACATTTAATACAGGAGATTTCAAATATGTCCGAAACcatattcaagaacaagtaTACGTTCTATTGGGAGGGTCGAGTCAGTGACGGGGACAGAACTTCTTTCTTCTCTCTTATTTTCCATTCTAGTTTATGCTGAACACGCCTTTCCAAGCCTTGACCGGAAGCATGTCCATTTCAAAACATTGGCATGCATGTCTTCAAGCAAGTCTCTACTTGTAGGCTCAAAAGTTGAGAATTTTACCACGAATCAGCACAGTTGTGCACACAGGAAAGACGCAAAATTTCTTCAGCGAACGACTGCAGATGCAGCACAATCCTTAACCATTAAAATCTCACCACACAGCTTCCTAGGCACTTGCTGTAATTCCTTTCCTTCTTGCCATGCTTGCCCCACTGACACCCCAGGTCCAACATGACGAACATATATAACAACCTGATCATTGAAAGGGTATGGATGCTTTGCtgcaaaaatgataaaattcttCAAATTTGGTTAGACTGCCCTAAACACTGAGAACAAAGAGAGCAATGCTGAAAACGATAgccattaataattatattatttatatctcATCCAAATAATCAATCAATAagcttttttcttaaattttgttttttcttttagggACAGTGATACGGTTTGAATATCGCTCTGTACTACAACACCTGACCATTAGTCATAATACTAGGGATCCTCTTGTTAGTAAACATGACCAGCCTTCTTGCAAATTATTATACATCCCAGGAATGGCgtcttctatatttttaaaaggtaAAGTTGGCACATTTCCAGAGGATGCAATTTTAGTTTTCAACAAAGTTttttaaaaagggaaaaaagaaaaaactttaCTGGTTTTGAATATGAAATGAGATATTAGTATGACAGGTATATAGGAAGACATCATGTCCTTAAGCTCCAGAAAGTACCATGGTTTCAAGACTAGTACAAGCATACAACTAAAACAAAATATGTATTGCAAACTTAGCAGTTGAGGAAAAGTGAGCAGTGTAAATTTAACCTAGATGGTGTAAAGGTTACAGAAAGCAGAATATTTTTGTGCCTAAGTTCTATTATATAAAAAGAAGATACAAATGAAGAGAAAGTAAATCATAGGATCAAAGCAATGTGCTTATAATGAAGAAACAGAGAAGGCTcaattttaacaataaaatcCTAGCAAGTTAAACAAGTCCTACGACACTGCAAAATAAGCAGCAAGTTTGATGGTTGAAGGTGTTGGTCAGTCAAAAAACTCCTCCAAAAGTTTAGATTGGTAGAGATACATGAAGATAGATGTGAGGGAATACAAAACAAGACCAACTGTTTAATGATTCCAGTTAAAAGAAGGTAGAAGTACGAGCTAAAGACATGTTGAGCAAGTTAAATTTATGACGACTCAAATTTGAGATGCAATTGGAACCACAAACGCAGCTGCAGACCAGCCGCAACTGTAATTTGAAACCAGTTCACCATGAATTGGTGAAAAAGATATGTCATAAGTCTGTTTTAGACCTCATATAAGTGTAGCCCAGAGAAGTAGAGAAAAATTATCAATATAGCCAAAACCAAATGGACTTGGACCAAGGCTTAGTTGTTTTCAGTTGACATGCATAAGATACATTACCAGAATTATGACCAAGGCTTAGTTGTTTTCAGTTGACATGCATAAGATACATTACCAGAATTATGACCTTGTTGAATGAAAATGCAAAATCAGCAATCATTTCATCAAGTCAACAAAGCAGGGAGAAATGAGGAAGAGAAATTCTTGCAACTTTGccacaagaaaaaaaataagaacacGTGCATAAGAAGCTATAAATCTCAGTAACTCATTTGACACATTGAATTAAACATTATACAAAAATCCCACCTGGTCTTGGAAAACCTTGAGGATAGCTTTGGAGATTCAGGTGCCCATCCCCCAATTCATATGCTAGATCACAAGGCTGTTCTGTGGACATTACTTCTCCATGTGGCACCACCATAAAATACAATGGACTACAGGTATTTGTAATTTGTGCCAAAAGAGACCCACCTGTTTAAgtgtaaaaaaattacaatagcTTATGAGAAGTAAATGTAGCTTATAAACCGCAAAACTGAAAAAGCATGCCTCATGAATCCTTTTTTTGGACACGCAAAACCCCAAAACTCTTTGAAACCCTAAACTCATAGCCCTCATTTATTCCCcataaataaatagaatcaAGGAAATGCAAATGAATTGGACACGTAACCATACCAATCAATCTTCCATAAGTCTTTCCGTCATCACAATAGAATACAGCCTGAAAAGTTGCCAAAAAAATCAATAAGCATGAATACATTATTGCATAGAATGCAAAAGAGAGGGGGAAATGtgatagaataataataataaagcatGCCTACTAATCGTGGCTTTAAGACCACTAGAAAATGAGCTTAGAACTGACCTTCTTAAAGGATTTCATCCAAGCGATAGGCCATTGTCCTAGTTAGCAGTGTTCATATcaatatcatatcacatcaaaaTTTGGATAGACTGAAATATGAATAAGAAGTGTGCACAGAGAAGCATATTATTAGAATGAATCATCATTATCATTTAGTATGAAACTTTGACATTAATACCTAGAAGAACAGAAGGCCCTAGTTATTCCAGTGTTAAACATTTCAAAGTATATGTGTCGAATAATGAGAAATACAAGTAAGGCTGCTGCTATCACATTCACATGTAATTTCTTTTTCAATCAACGCCAATGCTCAAAAACCACTGAACAATTCATAATCCTACATATAATAATACATTTAAATGAGTTATTACCTCCACTGCTTTGACAACTGTAAAATTCAACTGATGGTTCCTTTTCTTCAGAGCATAACAAATTGGATGCACATTTCTTAGCCAACTTAGGATCCTCATAGCGGGTGCCAGCTATCTGCCAAGCTCTCGATATAAGCCTACATCAAATTGCCCTATCTTATAAATGATTCCTATTTAACCCATTCAAAATATTGCTCTACATAGATGGTGCTTAGATTAACAGTAATAACCAGCAGATTTATATGGAAAAAAACTTGAACATGGAAGATGGGGAAAATTCAAAAATCAATGGCGGGTCATAAGCTTTAGTGAAAAATAACCTAGGGTTTAACAAGGTCAGCAATCTGTGATGCCTTTCTTCCGGGATGTCTTCAATTTTCTTCCTGAAGATCATGAACATTCAAAACTAGTTCAGACAAAATTTACTGCACATGCCATCtaataaacaaatttaaataacTTGTACATGCAGAAAAAGTATACAGGCGGTGAACATTCAAATCAGTAGTATATAATACTATTGAATACttgcatatttaaaaaaaaaaagtatagatTTTAACAAGTTCAGTAAAGTTGCCATGGGCAACAACTTAAACTAATGTAAAAAATCACCATTGCTGCCATTTCCAACAAGATAATATCAGCAGGTACCCGTATTTGCTTCCTTGGGTTCGTGGTACTCACCAGAGATATGCAGCTGGATTGTAAGACCCGGAGTCGAGAGGAATCAATTCTTTTGGAGGATCAAGAAATGTCACCACATCTTGCTCATCCAAGTAGGCCTTTTTCCCACTTGGCAGAATCTCATAAGGCATCTCATCCCAGGGGGACAGCTGAGGTCCATCTACGGCTCTGATTGCACCGCAAGAAAAATGCACCAATCTCCGAGTCCGACGATTCCGATTGTGTTGTGCTGCTGCAATGTTAAAGAGAGTTCAAGTTctgaaattattaaatagaaaagagaGTGAAATGAAATGAAACCTTGAGAGATGGAGAAGCCGATACGCAGATTTTGTCGGTGAGGAGTTGTAGGAGGAGATAAGCATATAGGAGTGTGAAGCAGATGATCACAGTGGGCTGCTCTCATCCTTCAAAGGGTCGACTGTACGGAGGAAAGACTACGAATTTCTCAGAGGGCTTCTTCTCCGGACGGACTTACGGTTGCTATTTTGATTTGGGTTGTTTACTCATAGTTTAAggatttttagaaaaataaaataaaataaaataaaataattagaaaacaaaataaattatttgacaACAAATTAGCAACCACCATTAacctttatatttatttacaataattagataaataattaaattttgtgcatttatcaaaattgataagactaattaaatagtaaaattttgtacattaatattttttaaaaaatcatttattttttgttatttaattttattttaaaaagtaaaatatagttACAGACTTATATacgaaaatataataaaattttcaaactaTTATTTAAGATGTTAATGATTCCATTGaatatttattagttattttttttattatataaggtATTAGcacttgaaaaaaaaagaatggaaATTATTAATTTCGCATCCAATTTAGAATCAATCGTGCACCATAGACCAGCAATCCATTAATTGGAATTCTTGAACCCTGACTATAGGTATTTCCATGACTGATTGGAAGGGAACacacaaaagaaaaaggaaatcaaAATCTCAAGAATTGATGCTATGAATGTCAAATTTTGAAATACTGCTCTTCAACCTGATCAAAGAATACATTATATATATCAACTCTTCCTACCTTTTACCTTATAAACAATGAACAATCAAATCTTACACGCCTATCAGCGAATTGGTAACAAATACTACCTTGCAGAGTCTATGCCTTTCACTGTAAACACACATCAATCTCACAGCTTCATAACTTTTCAAAAGATTGCAGCTTTCTTCATGAAGATTCCGGTTCCTGGATCTTCTGTCTCACACTTCAGCAAGTTTGAACACACTAATTCCTTTCCCCCAACAATCTTCACAAACACCAAATAAACACATACCCCAAAACAGTAAGAACCAGTAAAAACATTCCACCCCTCTGGACAAAAGTTCTTAAAAACATATATTCAAGGATGCCTGGAAAAGAGAGCCACTAAACAATCAGCCCCAATGTAGATTTCCTATTCGTGGAACTTTTTTAATGGATCCGTAATAGGTGCTGTAGCAATATCATCTGAGGGGATATCATTGGAAAACTTGGATTCTGTATAGCATGACCAAGTGAAGCAGAAGGGTCCCTTCTAAGATGGTCATTTATTGTCTTTGTAAGCAGAACTCATCCGTTGGGggcacatcttcctcttcaTCATGCCTCATAAATTCCCCATTCCCACTGCATAATCCAGTGGATAATGTGGGGGATAAAGGTGCATAGCCACCTGAAGAACACAACCAAAAATATTTATACCTATTCCGCTTTTTTACTagaaatcaaagaaaaaatgCAAGAACAAATGTCCGTCACTCACCTCTAAAAGATGAACTTCTTTCAAATTCTCTGGTTGTTTGTAATAGGACAGTGCCAGAAAGCACAACGATAAAGCCACAAATTTCAGAAATAATGCTTCCCATGCTTTGATCATCCCAATCCTGAgatcatacattttatcatCCACATATGATAACATCAGATTAATGATCATAACCAATAATCTCCTACCCTATAGAACTCTCGACTATAATTTTGACATAAACAACCACTATCTCAAATTTACATCTTCACTTGAAAATAGGTTTATTGTCAACGGAAGCCTATTTGTTACTGCCTCACTTTGAACCATAAAATTGTTGCAGGGAAAAAGGCCTTGCCTGAAAAGCCTCGCTAATAAACCTTTTGTGAGCATTCAAAATATTTagttaacattttaaaatatcCATTTATGATCCCCTGCACCACCACCAATGCCACTTAATAAAATCAAGTTTAAAGGACAGCAGCACTTTGGACAAAAAAGGTATTTATGAAATCTATGATGTGGGTTGCATAAGAGATTAAAGAGTACCTTGAACATGATGACACTGGCAAGTATTGTAAATGAGGTGAACATGACATAATAAACGGGTGAAACAACAGCAGTGTTGAATGTAtcaagtgcctgaacattaaaattGTAGTTTTGagcataataatattaataattgcaTAATTCACATAAAAGATGCACTTTAAATAGCTtgaaaatatagataaaaaaccTAAAATAAATGCATCAAATACTTTAACATGGCAGCTGATTGAATGCCCATGCAATGACTGGACTTATAAGAAGGCATAGAactcataaaagaaaaaaatcaaaccacTGTGTATTTTGCAATTTCGACCAATACTTTTATTTTGGCAAATTTTCCCTAATTTGCAAACTTAGTTGCAATTATGTCTAGTTCATCAAAATTGTAGTAAAAATAACAATATATTAGCAATTTGTATTAAAGAAAAGTTAATATTCTTCCcttctttcccttttctctaCCTCTATGCGTGTGCCTCATCTCTCCCCTCTTTGCCAAACACAGAGAACATGAAAATTATGTTCCCCCTCTAATCTCTCTAAACTCAACACGAATGTCCCAATTTTCATTTCAATCTTTACTGAAACCACCAAATTGCCACTGTCAtcaatattttcatatattctcTACTTCTGCTGCTACTTAGAGTAACTAGCTTGTTCCTATCAAAAGTAGAATCAAAGATGTTTTTGAAAGATGCTAGAGTGACACAGAACATGTCAAGATTAACATTACAAAGGAAGAGAAGTTCAACATTGAAGAGCGAGCAATGGCAGTGATGATGAGAGAAGGTGGTATAATATAAAAGCAAGGGGTAGAGAAGCAgaggaaaaaggaaaataaaatattgaaaatcattattttatttaaattgttgataaatattatttgtCAATTCAAGTTTGGTCAATTGGGCACAATAGCAACTAATTGACAAATTGGGAAGTCTTCAGCCACTGCTGAAAATCTCACATCTTTTAAGATTATATTGATCACACAGAGCCATTTGATGATTCATGCAGTTGAAAGCAAAAATCAAGTTCAGTAATGCCATAAATTGAGGTTCCCTATCACGCCAAGGATATCTTCACAATCAACAAATGCACATCAGAAAGCTGGAAGTATAAAGTTTGACTCACTTAGACCACTCTAAGAATTTAATTTCAGAACTGTTTACCAAGTCCTTGTGCTGATCCAAACTCCCCAGCAACAGCCAAGGGTTGTCAAGATTTTTAATCCAAATCAATCATATGAAAGCAAGCAGCGGCATATAGAAAACCAGTGCCAACTCTTCCAGCCAGGAAGAATAATAgtgtttaatgtttatgcacagatTAAGTCAATTAATTCCAAACTCGGTCAAAGgtcccttttcttctttttatcttACATCAAAATCCTGCTTCAAATTGTATCTACTGCTTCTCTGCTATGTTCATTGATGTAAATGTTTCCCCCAATTGGATagttttatgaataaaaataaaagaataaaagataTTAAAGTATGTTACTgctttattaatgaatttaatgCACTCAACATCGGCATCAACATTCAGGAAACTCCTATCAGCAAACTTTGCTGGCCATGTTTCCATCATTATCTGGAGACTCTAAAGCATGTACAGaactataaattcaatttaataccATATTTTCTTTCCAAAAGATCACCAAATGGAGCCAGCTAAGCCATGGATGACTTGTCAGCAGAAAACAATGGACAAGCTTAAATCAAGACAATCAGTTGGGATTGCACAGCTTACAAGTTTGTGATTTATTAGAGTGCACCTATCTTTCCACTTAACTAATGATAACAACCAAGTTTCAGACAAGAAACCCCAAATAAGTTTCTAGGTCAACGATTGATATTGCAATAAAGAAGGGAGAATAAGACAAAAACAGAGATAACATTGAAAGACCCTAACGGTGGCAGTTTAAGGTTCCATGCAATTACGGTAGCTAGCAGCTAGCTACTATGCCAACTGAAAAATGAGAGCTCATAGGGACTATCACAAATTTTGGAAGCATCTAAAAAGATGATGAGCACATATAGATATTTCACTTTCTAACATTGATGGCAAAGATAGTTTTCCAATTTTACTGATTTATTTGTCTGTTTATTTGTTGGGTAGATTCCGATGAATGTCATTTTGGTTTTGTCCACTACATGATTGGAAGGTCCGCTAACAGTTCTGGCTTGTGATCCAAGATC
The Manihot esculenta cultivar AM560-2 chromosome 1, M.esculenta_v8, whole genome shotgun sequence genome window above contains:
- the LOC110600072 gene encoding uncharacterized protein LOC110600072 isoform X2 produces the protein MRAAHCDHLLHTPICLSPPTTPHRQNLRIGFSISQAQHNRNRRTRRLVHFSCGAIRAVDGPQLSPWDEMPYEILPSGKKAYLDEQDVVTFLDPPKELIPLDSGSYNPAAYLWKKIEDIPEERHHRLLTLLNPRLISRAWQIAGTRYEDPKLAKKCASNLLCSEEKEPSVEFYSCQSSGGQWPIAWMKSFKKAVFYCDDGKTYGRLIGGSLLAQITNTCSPLYFMVVPHGEVMSTEQPCDLAYELGDGHLNLQSYPQGFPRPAKHPYPFNDQVVIYVRHVGPGVSVGQAWQEGKELQQVPRKLCGEILMVKDCAASAVVR
- the LOC110600072 gene encoding uncharacterized protein LOC110600072 isoform X1, with protein sequence MRAAHCDHLLHTPICLSPPTTPHRQNLRIGFSISQAAQHNRNRRTRRLVHFSCGAIRAVDGPQLSPWDEMPYEILPSGKKAYLDEQDVVTFLDPPKELIPLDSGSYNPAAYLWKKIEDIPEERHHRLLTLLNPRLISRAWQIAGTRYEDPKLAKKCASNLLCSEEKEPSVEFYSCQSSGGQWPIAWMKSFKKAVFYCDDGKTYGRLIGGSLLAQITNTCSPLYFMVVPHGEVMSTEQPCDLAYELGDGHLNLQSYPQGFPRPAKHPYPFNDQVVIYVRHVGPGVSVGQAWQEGKELQQVPRKLCGEILMVKDCAASAVVR